From one Amaranthus tricolor cultivar Red isolate AtriRed21 chromosome 17, ASM2621246v1, whole genome shotgun sequence genomic stretch:
- the LOC130804783 gene encoding jacalin-related lectin 35-like — translation MAGTIAKQQAGVDVETYGPFGNQSGVKWSLVLDPNEYITQIILKTGALVDSIVFATTKPTAFGPVTNRRKFGGDGGPNEFKIELKDGEYITRISGAIGTWNSNREVAKLKIYTNLQPDGYGPYGGTQATKDLSEFSSTIPSGGRVLGFFGTLNNYLQSIGVYGNKKIVQYGPYGNQLKGQQFSTKIDGNEVIKEVIIRHGKCINAIGLVSASALSAFGGTLINNESKIMLKSEEYITKISGTSGEYEFANNERVISTLKIHTNLRQDGYGPFGTGEDTKNCNVFSFPDEFNGRIVGFFGHADDYLYSLGIYAQ, via the exons ATGGCTGGAACGATTGCGAAG CAACAAGCAGGCGTGGATGTTGAGACGTACGGGCCTTTTGGCAATCAAAGTGGTGTAAAATGGTCGTTGGTGCTTGACCCCAATGAATATATAACCCAAATAATCCTAAAAACTGGCGCTTTGGTTGATTCAATTGTGTTTGCCACTACAAAGCCCACAGCTTTTGGTCCTGTCACAAATCGGCGCAAGTTTGGCGGTGATGGTGGCCCTAACGAATTTAAG ataGAACTGAAAGATGGGGAGTACATTACACGGATAAGTGGAGCAATTGGGACATGGAATTCGAATCGTGAAGTGGCTAAGCTCAAGATATATACTAATTTGCAGCCCGATGGGTACGGCCCTTATGGAGGTACACAAGCCACGAAGGATCTTTCTGAGTTTTCATCAACAATTCCATCCGGTGGTCGTGTTCTtggcttttttggaactttaaaTAATTACCTACAATCAATTGGAGTCTACGGAAATAAG AAAATTGTGCAGTATGGACCGTATGGAAATCAATTGAAAGGTCAACAGTTCTCCACTAAGATCGATGGGAATGAAGTTATAAAAGAAGTGATTATAAGGCATGGAAAATGCATCAATGCAATTGGGTTGGTTTCCGCAAGTGCTTTGTCTGCCTTTGGTGGCACcttaatcaataatgaatctaAG ATTATGCTAAAGTCTGAAGAATACATAACAAAAATAAGTGGAACTTCTGGAGAATATGAATTCGCCAATAATGAACGTGTGATCTCCACATTGAAGATACATACAAATCTTCGTCAGGATGGTTATGGACCATTTGGAACCGGGGAGGATACCAAAAATTGTAATGTGTTTTCATTTCCTGACGAATTTAATGGACGCATTGTTGGATTCTTTGGACATGCTGATGACTACCTTTATTCTCTTGGAATCTATGCTCAATAG
- the LOC130803733 gene encoding uncharacterized protein LOC130803733: MAFDRIAEKSRRDTFSPRSWSGEGITQQAKISIFLALFYLYLTSLSSALSNCPGFPGFNSIPDILRRYELPTGIFPDNVKSFSCVSNSDFSYKLTIQLYGVCQVTRSMFGVKNIVVCEPEISATISYQQLTNVKGVTVTLFVNGGQVGELMTIKSVRAVGQGFVSFLQFDSDKGPSPWFPYLDIAQEPPKCDIRSIPLLLGA; this comes from the exons ATGGCCTTCGATCGGATCGCCGAAAAGTCACGCCGCGATACCTTTTCTCCTCGCTCCTGgtct GGGGAGGGAATAACCCAACAAGCCAAAATCTCCATCTTTCTTGCTCTTTTCTACCTTTATCTAACATCATTATCCTCTGCCCTTTCAAACTGCCCTGGATTTCCTGGATTTAATTCAATCCCGGATATATTACGTCGTTACGAATTACCCACGGGAATTTTCCCCGACAATGTGAAAAGCTTCAGTTGCGTAAGCAACAGCGATTTCTCGTACAAGCTTACGATTCAATTATACGGTGTTTGTCAAGTGACTCGTTCAATGTTTGGCGTCAAAAATATAGTCGTGTGCGAGCCCGAGATATCGGCCACAATATCATACCAGCAGCTAACAAACGTGAAAGGTGTGACGGTTACACTGTTTGTTAATGGTGGTCAAGTTGGCGAGCTGATGACAATCAAAAGTGTTCGAGCAGTGGGACAGGGGTTCGTCAGTTTTCTTCAGTTTGATTCGGACAAGGGTCCAAGTCCGTGGTTCCCTTACCTTGATATTGCTCAGGAACCTCCTAAATGCGACATCCGGTCCATCCCTCTTCTTCTTGGTGCTTAA